CTCTCCAGCACCTCGGCCAGCCCCTCGGCGGCGGCGGATATCAGCGAGGTGTGGAAGGGGCCGCTGACGTCGAGGACCACGGCGCGGCGGGCGCCGGCCTCCTTGGCGACGGGCACCAGGGCTTCCAGGGCCGCCCGCTCGCCGGCGACGACGATCTGTTTGGGGGAGTTGACCGTGGCCAGTTCGAGACGGCCGGCGTCCTCCACCCGGGGCAGCAGCTCGCGCACCGCGGCTTCGTCGAGGCCGATCAGGGCGGCCATCGTCCCCGGGTTCTCCCGGGCGGCGTCGCGGATCAGCTCGCCCCGGCGTCGTACCAGCCGCAGGCCGTCGGCGAAACTGAAGGTCCCGGCGGCGGCGTAGGCCGAGTATTCGCCCAGAGAGTGACCGGCGGCGCAGCTCCACTCCAGCTTCGGCAGGCGCTCGGTCAGGCAGCGCCAGGCGGCGCAGCTGACGGTGTAGATTGCCGGCTGGGCGTTTTCGGTGGCCGTGAGCTCCTCGGCCGGCCCGTTGAACATCAACTCGCTGAGCCGGAAGCCCAGAACCTCGTCGGCCTCGTCGATGACCTCACGTGCTGCGGGCAGGGCGTCATAGAGTTCGCGGCCCATCCCGACGGCCTGGGACCCCTGACCGGGAAATAAGGCGGCGGGTTTCATCTTAGCAATCACTCCTTAGCAATCACTCCAGGTTGAAGATAACTTGGGCGTAAACCTCGAAATGCTGGGCGTCGACACTGCCGGGGACGTCGATATCGGGATCATCGACGCTGATCGTCGGGTACTCGCCGGTGAAATGGTATCCCACGCCGACACCGACCCAGATGATCTCCTTGATGCGAAACTCGCCGGCCAGCTGGGCGTGGAGGCCGTGGGCGTCCTCGAAGCCCGTACCCAGGGAGTCGAGCAGACTGGAGGAGAAGGTGTATCCCAGGGCGGGACGCAGGCGCCAACGCTCGGCTAGATCGATGGTGGTGTAAAGGTCGGCGCTGAACAGATAGTGGCCGACGGGTATATCGCGGTCCTCCTCGACGGCCCACTCGAAGGCCGAGATGTCGATTTGGAACTTGGCCCCGATGATACCGGCGTAGGACAGCCCGACCTCGAAGCGACCCAGGGCCGAGGATTCCTCGGCGCCGGTAGGCAGGGTGTCGGAGATGGTCTCCAGATAGCCCACCCCGAGACCCAGGTGGATGCCGAGATTGCTGGCCGGGGCTTCGGGAACCGGCTCCACGGCCCCGGCGGCGAGAGGCGTGAGGAGAGCGAGAAGGATCGGGATCAGGCGCTGCATCTAGGCGCTCCCTGTTGGGGTGACGAAGCTGCTACGCTGGAAAAACCCCGCCGGTTCATTATCGCATATCCCCCCGGCTCCTGGGAACCGTTGATAAGGCCTTGCCGCGGGCTCCGTTAAAAATGCAACACGTCCGGACGGATCTCGGCCGTCCGGACGCGGTTACTATCGTGTTAGATAATCCAGCGCAACAGGTTGCCGGCCCAGGTGAAACCGGCGCCGAAGGTCGTCGTGCAGACCAGATCGCCGCGTTTGAGTCGCCCGTTGCGGTAGGCCTCGTCCAAACAGATCGGAATGGTGGCCGCCGAGGTGTTGGCCTGGCGCTCGATATTGACGAAGGCCCGCTCCTTGGGAACCTTCAAGCGCTTGCGCACGCCCTCGATGATGCGGATGTTGGCCTGGTGCGGCACGAGGAGGTCGAGATCCTCGGGCTTGTAACCGGCCTGCTCCAGCACGTTGAGCGCCGCCTCGACCATCGCCCTGACCGCCGCCTTGAAAACGTCGCCGCCGGACATATGAATGTAGTGCATCTTGCGCTCGACGGTCTCGTGGGTGGCCGGATTGGCCGAGCCGCCGGCGGGCTGGATGAGGAAACGGCCGCCGGAGCCGTCGGCCCGCAGATAATTGGCCAGCACTCCCTCCTCCTCGACGGCGGAGACCACGGCGGCGCCGGCGCCGTCGCCGAAGAGGACGCAGGTGCCGCGGTCCTCCCAGTTGGTAACGCGCGAAAGAACCTCGACGCCGACGACCAGCACGTGTTCGCACTGACCGCTCTTGATCAGGCCGTCGGCCACGGCCAGGCTCGAGGCGAAACCGGCGCAGCCCGCCGAAAGGTCGAAGCCCCCGGCGTTGACCGCACCCAGCTTGTCCTGCAGCACGCAGGCCGTCGAAGGGAAGAGGTAGTCCGGACAGACCGTGGCCAGGACGATGGCGTCAAGGGCCGCGGCCTCCAGACCGGCGCTTTCCAGGGCCCGGCGGGCGGCGATCAGTGACAGATCGCTGGCCGCCTGGTCGTCGGCGGCGATGTGACGCTCGCTCATCCCCGTGCGGGTCTTGATCCACTCGTCCGAGGTCTCGACGAGCTTTTCCAGGTCGTGGTTGGTCAGAACCTTCTCGGGCAGATAGGAACCGATGCCTGTGATCCCGGCGTTGGGCATGTTAAAACCTCTCCGGTTTCTGGTGCTCGGACCGACTCTATCCTGATGACTGGAGGGCCGGAGGATAGGCGACTGACGGGTGGAAAAACTCGCTGAACGAAGCAAGCGGCTCGAACACTAAAGCTGACGGCTGACGGCGAAACCGCCGCGGGGAGACCTTTGAAGCGATCAGCAACGAGTCGCGCAGCCACCGGCGCCGGAACCGGCACGGTTTTTGCGACGTCGATACCCGCTGTGCGTTCGGTGGGGTGCGGCTTTGCAAAAACCGTGCCGGTTCCGGCTCGCGCAAGATGATCGAGGATCAGCGATAGCTCCGGGGGGTCTCAAAGGTCTCCCCGGCGTTGGCGCGGCTACGGCGCCTGCATGCGCTCGCTGATCCGGCGGTTGATCTCGGCCTCCATCAGCCGGCGGGCGACCTTGCAGGCGTTCTTGACGGCTTCGGCGTCGGAGGAGCCGTGGGCGATGATGCTGATGCCGTTGACGCCGAGGAGGGGCGCACCGCCGATGGAGGAAGGATGGGCCACGGTGCGGAAGTGGTTGATCGCGGGCTTGATCAGCAGGCCGCCCAGCAGGGCCAGGGGCCGCTTGTTCATGCCCTGGCGCAGGTGGTGGAAGACCCAGCGCGAGGCGGATTCGCTGAATTTTAACAGGATGTTGCCGACGAAGCCATCGCAGACCAGGACGTCGGCTCCGCCGGTGTAGACCCCGCGGCCCTCGACCATGCCGACGAAGTTGAGGTCCTGTTTGGTGTCGAGGAGTTTGTAGGCCTCGCGGACCATCTCGTTGCCCTTGGAGGCCTCCTCGCCGATGGAGATCAACCCGACGCGGGGCTGCTGGACGCCGAAGACCAGCTCGAGGTATAGGGCGCCCATCACGGCGAAGCCGACGAGGTGGCTGGGTCGGTTCTGGGCGTTGGCTCCGGCGTCGATCAAGACGCCCCAACCGTGAGTACCGGGGAAGGCCACGCCGATGGCGGGGCGTTCGACGCCGGCCAGGCGTCCCAGATGGAGGATCGAGCTGGCGACCTGGGCGCCGGTGGAGCCGCAGGAGACCACGGCTCCGGCGGCGCCGCGCTTGACGAGGCGGGTGGCCACGGCGATCGAGGCGTCGCGCTTGCGCTTGAGGGCGTAGGTCGGCGACTCGTGCATGTCCACCAGCTCGGCAGCGGGCTCGATATTCCAGTCGTCGGGGTGCTGTCCCTGACGGCGCAGTTCCGCGGCGACCGCCGTGTCGTCACCGACGAGGATCAGTTCGCCGACGCCGTTGCGCCGCGCCAGGATGGCTCCGGATACGGTCGAGCGGGGGGCGTCGTCGCCGCCCATCACGTCGAGGGCGATGGGTGGAGTTGCCTGCTGATGGGGGGGTTCGGGCACGGCGTTCCGCGGTATAGGGCGACCGGTGGGCGGAGAGACTCACGCGCCGACCGGTCGTGGGTGTTTGACGGTTACTCTTCCTGCTTGACGGGGATGATGATCTGGCGGCCCTTGTAGTAACCGCAGGCGGCGCAGATGCGGTGGGGCAGCTTGGCCTCGCCGCAGTTGGGACAGGAGGTGAGCTGGGGCACCGCCAGGCTGCGTACCCAGTGGGCCTTGCGCATGTCCCTTTTGGAGCGGGACTTCCTTCTTTTCGGTACTGCCATGTTGACTCCTTCGCGCCGGATTGTTTACCGACGTTGCTTTTCGACCAGTTCCTTGGTGTCCCGGGCGATGACGAGTTCTTCGTTGGTCGGAATCACCCAGACGCCCACGCGGCTGTCGGCGGCGGTCACCCGGCCCTCGAAGCCGCTGCCCGGGGCGGCGGCGTCGTTGGCTTCGTCGTCGAGCTCCAGACCCAGAAAACCCAGGGGATCGCAGACCAGTTTGCGGGTGATGGGTGAATTTTCGCCGACGCCGGCGGTGAAAACAACGGCGTCAAGTCCACCCATGGCGGCGGCGTAGGCGCCGATGTACTTGCGGATGCGGTAGCAGTAGATCTCGAGGATCTCGGTGCAGCGCGGGTCTTTTTCGAAGTAGCGGTCCTCGATGTCACGCATGTCGATGAACTCGCCCTCGGAGAGCCCCTTGACCCCGGACTGGCGGTTGAGCAGGCTGTCGACCTCTTCGGCGGAGAGGTTTTCCTCGCGCTGTAAGAACAGGGGGATCGCCGGATCGATGTCACCGCAGCGGCTGCCCATCACCAGGCCCTCGAGGGGAGTGAAGCCCATCGAGGTGTCCAGGCTTATCCCGCCGTCGACGGCGGCCACGGAGGCCCCGTTGCCCAGGTGGCAGGTGATGATCTTGAGCCCGGCGGGATCCCGGCCCTCGAGTTCGGCGCAGCGAGCGGCCACGTAACGGTGGCTGGTGCCGTGGAAGCCGTAGCGCCGCACCCCGTAACGCTCGTAGACCCACAGCGGCAGGGCGTAGAGGTAGCTGGTCCGCGGCATGCTCTGGTGGAAGGCCGTATCGAAGACGCCGGCCTGGTCCACCGTGGGCATCAGCTCGCCGACGGCGTCGATACCCTTGATGTTGGCGGGGTTGTGCAGCGGGGCCAGCGGGATGCACTCCTGGAGCTTGGCGTAGACCTCATCGTCGATGAGCATGCTGCCGGCGAAGCTCTCGCCGCCGTGGACGACGCGGTGGCCGACGGCATCGATGTCGTCGGTCGATTCGATGACCTGTTGCTCGGAGGCGGTCAACATTCTGATGATGTAGTCGATGGCCGTGGTGTGGTCGGTGATTTCCGCCGGCTCGCGGACGATCTTATCCGTTCCGGTCTTGTACTTGATCCGGGCCTGACCGGCGCCGATACGCTCGACGAGCCCCTTGGCCATCACCTGCTCCTTGGTCATCTCCAGCAACTGGAACTTGACCGACGAGCTGCCGCAATTGAGCACCAGGATGTTCATCTTCTCGGTCTCCCCTCGCCTGTAACCCCGGTTAGTCGAACATATAATAAATATGCGGTACTGTTTTCATCCGCTGTTAAATCCGCGGGTTAGTCCGCAGTTTTCGTCCGCGGTTTTCGTCTGCGGTTTTCGTTCGCGGTTTTCGTTCGCTGCGGCTGATTTTAGATATTCGCCGGTGCGATAGCCTAGCACAGCGCCCATGGCAAGTCAAGCGAGGGCGGCCCATTGGGCCGCCCTCACCAGGCTCGTTCGCATCCGCGGACGCGGGGGGTCAGCGTTCGATGACGAAACGCTCGAGCTCCTCGCCGACCCCGGTCTTGACACGCAACAGATAGAGGCCGGTGGTCATCCCGGCGGTGTCCAGGGCGATCTCGTGGCGGCCGGCGGCCAGGGGACCGCGTTGCAGGGTTCTCACACGTCGTCCGGCCAGGTCGTAGACCGCCAGCTCGACCTCATCGGCCGCGGCCAGCTCCAGACTGATCACGGCGTCGTTGCGCACGGGCGAGGGATTGACCCGCAGGTTTTGCACCCCGACGCCGGCGTCGGAGCCGGGCGGGACTTCCGGGTGATCGAACTGCGGATCGCGGGGGTTGGCGTCGATGCGGAAGAAGATGTCACGATCGCTGTCCAGGTCCGGGGTATAGTGGTAGAACTGGTAGAGATTCTGGTTGCCGTCGGAGGCCAGGACGACCGACGAGTAGTAACCGTCCTGGTCGGTCAGCCGCTCGGGACGCGAGAAGTTGTAGGGGCCGATGCGGGATTCGTACAGGGCGTGGTATTCGTCGAGGTGATCCAACCAGATGAGGCGCATGCCGTTGTAGGAGGGCTCGAGATTGCCCAGCCGCGACTTGGTGTCGTTCCCGGTCATCAGGAAACGGCTGCCCCATTGGTCGTCGGGCGCGCTGAGCGGTTTGACCGTATAGAAGGTCTGGTAGTGATCGCTGGGTTCGACGGCCTTGTTGTAGGCCAGGAACAGATTATCGCGGTAGATCTCCAGGTCGCAGGATTGGCCGTCGTCGATGATCACCTCTGATCCCCAGTCGCCGTCGGCCGGCTTGTGACGGTAGTAGACGGACCAGCCGTTACGTGCGTTGCGATCGTCGCTCCAACTCAGGTGCAACCCGTCGAAGCGGTCAATCAGCAGCGACAGTCCAAAGCGGTTATGCGAACCCACGTCGGTCAGCTGCTCGATGGCCCCCAGTTGGCCGTCGACGACGGTGGTGTAGAATATCTCGAAGCTGTCGATCC
This genomic window from Candidatus Coatesbacteria bacterium contains:
- a CDS encoding T9SS type A sorting domain-containing protein; this translates as RTIVIVVALLAVTVGAHNWATPDRLLDEPTNEFISYNTRTSAVVKDGVLHYVYYADDTPGSFYNRDVYYTAYELDSGVWSEPVNLSDAPGQSHLPVLVVEDDGDINVFWYDTMVNDNFDLYWNRYDAAADQWRGAEPISQDSGRWNVHPVAAMDSAGVVHLFWVEGNYYSGWIDSFEIFYTTVVDGQLGAIEQLTDVGSHNRFGLSLLIDRFDGLHLSWSDDRNARNGWSVYYRHKPADGDWGSEVIIDDGQSCDLEIYRDNLFLAYNKAVEPSDHYQTFYTVKPLSAPDDQWGSRFLMTGNDTKSRLGNLEPSYNGMRLIWLDHLDEYHALYESRIGPYNFSRPERLTDQDGYYSSVVLASDGNQNLYQFYHYTPDLDSDRDIFFRIDANPRDPQFDHPEVPPGSDAGVGVQNLRVNPSPVRNDAVISLELAAADEVELAVYDLAGRRVRTLQRGPLAAGRHEIALDTAGMTTGLYLLRVKTGVGEELERFVIER
- a CDS encoding acetate/propionate family kinase, encoding MNILVLNCGSSSVKFQLLEMTKEQVMAKGLVERIGAGQARIKYKTGTDKIVREPAEITDHTTAIDYIIRMLTASEQQVIESTDDIDAVGHRVVHGGESFAGSMLIDDEVYAKLQECIPLAPLHNPANIKGIDAVGELMPTVDQAGVFDTAFHQSMPRTSYLYALPLWVYERYGVRRYGFHGTSHRYVAARCAELEGRDPAGLKIITCHLGNGASVAAVDGGISLDTSMGFTPLEGLVMGSRCGDIDPAIPLFLQREENLSAEEVDSLLNRQSGVKGLSEGEFIDMRDIEDRYFEKDPRCTEILEIYCYRIRKYIGAYAAAMGGLDAVVFTAGVGENSPITRKLVCDPLGFLGLELDDEANDAAAPGSGFEGRVTAADSRVGVWVIPTNEELVIARDTKELVEKQRR
- the fabD gene encoding ACP S-malonyltransferase; its protein translation is MKPAALFPGQGSQAVGMGRELYDALPAAREVIDEADEVLGFRLSELMFNGPAEELTATENAQPAIYTVSCAAWRCLTERLPKLEWSCAAGHSLGEYSAYAAAGTFSFADGLRLVRRRGELIRDAARENPGTMAALIGLDEAAVRELLPRVEDAGRLELATVNSPKQIVVAGERAALEALVPVAKEAGARRAVVLDVSGPFHTSLISAAAEGLAEVLESFDLSEPGFPVPTNVDGEPADGVAAIKRTLARQVCEPVRWLDDARWLERRGVKLAVEFGHGKVVAGLMKRSAKGLKVLGVGAPADLDAAAERLG
- the rpmF gene encoding 50S ribosomal protein L32, whose translation is MAVPKRRKSRSKRDMRKAHWVRSLAVPQLTSCPNCGEAKLPHRICAACGYYKGRQIIIPVKQEE
- the plsX gene encoding phosphate acyltransferase PlsX; protein product: MPEPPHQQATPPIALDVMGGDDAPRSTVSGAILARRNGVGELILVGDDTAVAAELRRQGQHPDDWNIEPAAELVDMHESPTYALKRKRDASIAVATRLVKRGAAGAVVSCGSTGAQVASSILHLGRLAGVERPAIGVAFPGTHGWGVLIDAGANAQNRPSHLVGFAVMGALYLELVFGVQQPRVGLISIGEEASKGNEMVREAYKLLDTKQDLNFVGMVEGRGVYTGGADVLVCDGFVGNILLKFSESASRWVFHHLRQGMNKRPLALLGGLLIKPAINHFRTVAHPSSIGGAPLLGVNGISIIAHGSSDAEAVKNACKVARRLMEAEINRRISERMQAP
- the fabH gene encoding beta-ketoacyl-ACP synthase III, with product MPNAGITGIGSYLPEKVLTNHDLEKLVETSDEWIKTRTGMSERHIAADDQAASDLSLIAARRALESAGLEAAALDAIVLATVCPDYLFPSTACVLQDKLGAVNAGGFDLSAGCAGFASSLAVADGLIKSGQCEHVLVVGVEVLSRVTNWEDRGTCVLFGDGAGAAVVSAVEEEGVLANYLRADGSGGRFLIQPAGGSANPATHETVERKMHYIHMSGGDVFKAAVRAMVEAALNVLEQAGYKPEDLDLLVPHQANIRIIEGVRKRLKVPKERAFVNIERQANTSAATIPICLDEAYRNGRLKRGDLVCTTTFGAGFTWAGNLLRWII